Within Desulfolithobacter dissulfuricans, the genomic segment CAAGGACGTTGATTCTTCTTGGCGTGCTGCTGGTGGCGGCCGGGCTGCTCTGGCCCTGGCTTAAAAATCTGCCCCTTGGCAGGCTGCCCGGCGATATCATTATCAGCCGGGAAAACTTTCGTTTCTACTTCCCGGTGACCACCTCCATCGTGGTCAGCATTATCCTCAGCCTGCTCTTGTGGATTTTCAGGAAATTCTGAGCCGCAGCGACAAGATGTAACAACCTCAATTTGGGAACAAAAAAAGGACCTGGCCTAATGACCAGGTCCTTTGCTGTTTTCTGGTGGGCCGTCAGGGATTCGAACCCCGGACCAATGGATTAAGAGTCCACTGCTCTGCCAGCTGAGCTAACGGCCCTGCAAGTCCTGATGTTTTCTGGGCATCAAAACGGTCTCTACTTAGCACAAGATATGCAGGCCGTCAAGGAGAAGCGGTTGCCCTGGACCTGTTTTTTGTCATCTTACCGGTAGTAGAGGCTCGGGCTGCCCATGGTGAGCAGGGCCTTGTACAGGTTGCGCCGGAAATCGCGCCGGTCCCAGATGCCCTGGATGTGCCCCCGTTTCAAGGCGTTGCGTGCCTTATGATAATCCGGCGGGATGTCGCGACCCGTGGTCTCCCGGATCACCCGCGGTCCGGCAAAGCCGATCCGGCAGGAGCGGATGGCAAACTGGTAGGGCGAGCAGCCCAGGAACGAGGCCACCGGCCCGGCATAGGAGTTGTTGTCATAGACGACAATGTAGAGTCCGCCGGAATCAATGTATTCCCGGACCGCCATGGTGCACTTGGGCATCTGGATAACCCCGAGCGTCCCTTCCTGGATCCGGATGCCGCCGGTGGTGTGCACATAGGCCAGCAGTGGCCGTTTCTTGCGCCGGGCGATCTCGCAGGCCTGGACGAATTTTTCTCCCTCGGCCGATCCCACCGTGCCGTTACGGAAATCGGAAAACAACATGGTGACCACCAGGTTGATATCCATGATCCGGGCATGGAAGGTCAGGTTGGCACAGCCCAGGCCGGTCTTGCTGCGCGACATCTGGAGCCGTTCGTCAAACCCCTTGTAGCCCAGCGGATTTTTTGAATAGATATCGTTGTTGAAAACCCGGATCGATTCGGGATCAAAGATATTTTTCAGATACCACTGGTACTCCAGGGGGAAATGGTGGCCACAGGTCTCGCAGACCCCGCAGAATTCACCGTAGAGATCGGGAACCCAGAGATCCTTGCAGCCGTACTTTTCCGCATTGGGACAGGTCACCGTCCGGTCCTCGTTGGCCAGGGGGCTGGTGTAGGTATCGGTCAGTTCCAGCGGATCCTGGTAGCTGCTGATGGACGGCGTCAGTACCTGGGGCGAGGGCCGGGGAGCCTTCTTTCGCTCCTCCTTGCGGCGGATCATGTCGTAGGCCGAGGTAAAAGGTGAAGTGATCCGCTTGAGAAAGGCCGATCCTTCACCGGAGACCTCCTTGATGGCCTTCTGCATCTGTTTCTGCTGGGTTTTGAGAATATCGTAGCGGAAGGTGTAGTAGAGTTTCTCGGTCAATGTTGTGACCGAGCGGAAAACGTTTTCCGCCGGCAATGTCTGGCCGCCGAAGCCGTGCATGGCCATCTCCCGGTACTTTTTCGAACGCAGGGTCAGCAACCGCTTGATTTCTGCATCGTTCAGGTTCCACGGGATATCGATCTGCGGGGCTTCCTCCGGGTTTTCCGCCTTTTTGCGTTTCACCTCATAGGCCCGGAAACCACGCAGGCTCTTGGTTTTGAGCACCACCTCGTCGGTGGCCCGGATGATCTCCGAGCGCACCATGGCAAAAAAGTTGAAATCATCGCTCCTGGCGCCCAGGGGTGGTTCCTGGATGATCCGGTCGATGGTGCCGAGCTTGAGGTTTTCCTCGGCCGTGATGTGGAGCTGCCGGGCGCAGTTTTCGATAAGCTCCGCCGGCACCTTCTGGCCTTCCCGCACCTTGCCCTCGATGGCCGCCGCCCCTTCGGGGAGATAACCGAATAGTATCCGTGGGAAAACATCAGACGGAAATCGGACAGGCCAATGGCCTCGGCCCCGCCGGATCCGCCCTCGGAGATAACCGAGATCATCGGCACCCGGAGCTTGGTCATGGCGTACAGGTTGCGGGCGATCTGCTGGGCAGCGCCGGGATACTCCTCCACCGGGTAGGACCCCGGGGTGAAGATATAGAAATGGATCGGTATGCCTTCGGTCTCGGCGACCTTCATATAGCGCAGGGCCTTCTCGTTGCCCCAGGGCTTGCATGAGCCGCCGTTACGGAATTCCTCCGCATGGCCCACTTCCTGGCCGATGACCATGACCGGTGAGGTGTAAGGCTTTTTCTTGATCCGGCGGACGATATACGCCTTGGCGACCACCATGGCCGGATCAATGTTGGCCTCGCCCTCGCCGCCGAGCTCGGTGTATTCCTCGTAGACATTTTCCAGGATGTCCTTGAGCGAAAACCTGAGCGGGCTGCGGACGATACGGACCCGTTCCATGGGGGTAAGCTCGGCCTCACACCGCTCCTCGAGGAAGACCACCGCCTCTTCGAGCCGGATCAGGGCCGCACCGAGGGCGTCTTCGTCCATGTCGTAGAACGAATTCTTCAGCTGCTCGCATTCGTCACGGAAGACCGAGAGGTTGCCCCAGTTGTCCGTGTCCTTGATATGGATCAGGCAGCTGATGCGCTGCTCGATGTCCTGGAGTTTTTTTAACAGATCATTCATGGATATATGAGTAGTCGGCCGGCAGCTTTCGCCACCGGCCCGCAAGAGAGACAAGGATACAAAAAAAACCGCGCGCGCCGCAGATCGGCCGCCGGTTGTTAAAATGTCAGCAGTCGATCAAGATTTTCCCGGAGATAGCGCAGATTGGTGATGATGGAGCCGCCGGAGCTGTCCTCTCCTTCGATGACCGTGTTGTCGATAAACTCCCGGGCCCGCTCCTTGGCCTCTTCCATGGAATCTCCCCAGACCAGGGCCAGGGCCAGGTTGGGGTCGTATTCGCTGGGAATGGGATAGGGCCGGTCCGAGGGTACGTGGGTGTAGACCGCCGACCATTCATAGGAGGGCAGGTCGAAACGGGTGATGGTGCCGATCCAGGGCGCAAAATCGCGCTGGGTGTTTTCAGCCACGATCCGCAGCTCGATGCTGGCGCCGCGGAACTCGATATCTTCCTGGCTATATCCCATGGGCTCGCCAAGAGCCAGCCGGATCTGTTCACGGATCAGATTTGGGTGTTTGCCGTTTAGATAACTGATCCTGGCCGAGACATCGTTTTCCACCTGGATGCGGGTGTTGACCTCCAGCAGGTATGGCTGACCTGTGCGGCTGACAATCCATTCCCAGGTGCCCACATTATCGTATTTGACGTGGTCGGCCAGCTTGAGGGAATAGTTGACGATCCGATCGAGCAGCTCGTCGGCATCGAATTCATAGTCAAAGCAGGAGTTGTCAAAGCCGGGGGCGGCCTCGATCCGTTTCTGCCGGCCCGTGGACTGGATGGTGCAGTTGCGGGAGCTGAAGTGGACCCGCTCGTTATGACGGGAGCAGACCAGCTGGACCTCGAGATGGTTGAAATCAAGCAGCCGCTGCTCGATGAGCACCCCGCCGTCCCCGAACTGGCGCTTGGCATAGTTCTGCACCTGGCGGTAGACCCGGCGGAACTGTTCGATCCGGTTGACCTCCTCGATGCCCATGCCACCACCGCCGGCCG encodes:
- a CDS encoding DUF2905 domain-containing protein, encoding MARTLILLGVLLVAAGLLWPWLKNLPLGRLPGDIIISRENFRFYFPVTTSIVVSIILSLLLWIFRKF
- a CDS encoding biotin carboxylase N-terminal domain-containing protein — translated: MQGKILIANRGEIAIRIMEACEDLGLEYVVVYTDADRDSEHVQRNRLSGPRQNAWRVTSYTDPNDILAVADHTLCTAIHPGYGFFSEDYRFARRVTIRDRPLIFIGPSWEVIKDLGDKINTKRVANKLGIPTIPGTDSPIYNEMEAEEIAQHLFDVQEEQGIARPAVLIKAAAGGGGMGIEEVNRIEQFRRVYRQVQNYAKRQFGDGGVLIEQRLLDFNHLEVQLVCSRHNERVHFSSRNCTIQSTGRQKRIEAAPGFDNSCFDYEFDADELLDRIVNYSLKLADHVKYDNVGTWEWIVSRTGQPYLLEVNTRIQVENDVSARISYLNGKHPNLIREQIRLALGEPMGYSQEDIEFRGASIELRIVAENTQRDFAPWIGTITRFDLPSYEWSAVYTHVPSDRPYPIPSEYDPNLALALVWGDSMEEAKERAREFIDNTVIEGEDSSGGSIITNLRYLRENLDRLLTF